Proteins encoded together in one Telopea speciosissima isolate NSW1024214 ecotype Mountain lineage chromosome 4, Tspe_v1, whole genome shotgun sequence window:
- the LOC122657597 gene encoding wee1-like protein kinase: MKRKTLKRSRKDRDRMEGATLAMHLPMPLLPHNQNTSSSSNLSRFHLRTVTESEQLEEVKEQQQQHSSFPPDENVDSDLNIDETEKDFILSQDFFCTPDYITPDGQQISNILDVNKENIPCPKSPEKLKTVKSKKQRMEGFYVNQINSDLPCHPQVTDIASDAICSDELKTEKPFTAPPEKKDNYVPQSAVALRCRVMPPPCIRNPYLMGACETDLDPLGSRRSKSTGFFPVAFGKDGLSRYRTDFHEIEQIGYGNFSRVFKVLKRIDGCMYAVKHSIRQLHQDTERRQALMEVQALAALGSHENIVGYYNSWFENEQLYIQMELCDRSLSICESYSLFTEGDVLVAMHQIAKALQFIHERGIAHLDVKPDNIYVKNGVYKLGDFGCATLIDGSLPIEEGDARYMPTEILNDKYEHLDKVDIFSLGAAFYELVKGSPLPGSGPQFLNLREGKFPLLPGHSLQFQNLLKVMVDPDPVRRPSAKELVENPIFDKALCMARGN; encoded by the exons ATGAAGAGGAAAACCCTAAAGAGGAGCAGAAAGGATAGGGATCGAATGGAGGGTGCTACTCTAGCAATGCATTTGCCGATGCCGTTGCTTCCACACAACCAAAACACTTCATCTTCATCCAACCTCTCTCGCTTCCATCTCCGGACAGTCACCGAATCTGAGCAGCTCGAAGAAGtaaaggagcagcagcagcagcactcTTCGTTTCCCCCGGATGAAAACGTCGACTCCGACCTTAACATCGATGAAACTGAAAAAGACTTCATTCTCAGCCAGGATTTCTTCTG CACCCCTGATTACATAACCCCAGATGGGCAACAAATCTCCAATATTTTGGACGTTAACAAG GAAAACATCCCCTGCCCCAAATCACCGGAGAAGTTAAAAACAGTAAAGAGCAAAAAGCAGAGGATGG AGGGCTTCTATGTCAACCAAATCAATTCCGACTTGCCTTGTCATCCACAAGTCACAGACATTGCATCAGATGCTATTTGCTCAGACGAACTCAAGACTGAAAAACCATTTACAGCTCCACCAGAGAAGAAAGATAATTATGTTCCACAATCTGCAGTGGCTCTACGTTGTCGAGTCATGCCTCCGCCTTGCATCAGGAATCCATATTTAATGGGAGCTTGTGAAACGGATCTAGATCCCCTTGGAAGCCGGAGATCAAAATCAACAG GTTTTTTCCCTGTGGCTTTTGGTAAAGATGGGCTTTCTCGCTATCGTACAGATTTCCATGAAATTGAG CAAATTGGCTATGGAAACTTCAGTCGTGTTTTCAAGGTACTGAAGAGAATTGATGGTTGCATGTATGCAGTAAAACATAGCATAAGGCAATTGCACCAGGATACAGAAAG GAGGCAAGCGTTAATGGAAGTTCAAGCTCTTGCAGCTTTAG GATCTCATGAAAACATTGTTGGGTATTACAATTCTTGGTTTGAGAATGAGCAACTCTACATCCAGATGGAGCTTTGTGACCGCAGCCTATCCATCTGTGAATCCTATTCACTATTCACAGAGGGAGATGTCTTGGTAGCAATGCATCAG ATTGCCAAGGCACTGCAGTTCATACATGAACGAGGAATAGCTCATTTAGATGTAAAACCTGATAATATTTATGTCAAGAATGGTGTTTACAAGCTTGGTGATTTTGGTTGTGCAACTCTCATTGATGGGAGCCTTCCAATTGAAGAAGGTGATGCACGTTACATGCCCACAGAGATCCTGAATGACAAGTATGAACATCTTGATAAGGTTGATATCTTCTCCTTGGGAGCTGCCTTTTATGAGCTTGTCAAAGGATCTCCGTTGCCAGGATCAGGGCCTCAGTTTTTAAATCTTCGGGAGGGAAAATTCCCTCTTCTTCCAGGTCACTCTCTTCAATTTCAGAACTTACTCAAG GTTATGGTGGACCCAGACCCAGTACGACGTCCTTCAGCTAAAGAACTAGTGGAAAATCCTATCTTTGACAAGGCACTCTGCATGGCAAGAGGCAATTAA